In the Methylomonas rhizoryzae genome, one interval contains:
- the ilvA gene encoding threonine ammonia-lyase, biosynthetic — translation MRQGATASPRSCMHSYIEKILRARVYDVAEETPLDYASTLSERLNNQVFLKREDLQPVFSFKLRGAYNKIASLSQDQAANGVIAASAGNHAQGVALAAKRLGIKALIVMPKTTPEIKVRSVKARGAKIVLHGDSYDDAFAHAMELVAEKNMTFIPPYDDPEVIAGQGTVAMEILRQHPGDIHAIFVPVGGGGLVAGVAAYVKFVRPEVKVIAVEPDDADCLNQALKAGSRVELTQVGLFADGVAVKQIGKEPFRIACQYVDEVVTVSTDEICAAIKDIFDDTRSVAEPAGALSVAGLKKYAEQRGLSHRTLIAIDSGANMNFDRLRYVAERTQVGEHREILLAVAIPEEPGSFLKFCKQLGKRSITEFNYRYFDHHMAQVFVGISSSGAEGDRQQLVAHLQTEGFSVTDMTENDLAKDHIRHMVGGHAPSHLLECVYSLQFPERPGALLKFLQSLGSQWNISLFHYRNHGAAFGKVLIGLQIDDRERAAFEQCLQILGLAYEQATANPAYRLFAGGAVKP, via the coding sequence ATGCGACAAGGCGCCACCGCCTCGCCGAGGAGCTGCATGCATAGTTATATCGAGAAGATTTTACGCGCCCGCGTCTACGACGTGGCGGAGGAAACTCCGCTGGATTATGCGTCGACTTTGTCCGAGCGGTTAAACAACCAGGTGTTTCTGAAACGCGAAGATTTACAGCCGGTGTTTTCTTTTAAGCTGCGCGGCGCTTACAACAAAATCGCCTCTTTGTCACAGGATCAAGCCGCAAACGGCGTGATTGCCGCCTCGGCCGGCAATCACGCCCAAGGGGTTGCGCTGGCGGCGAAACGCTTGGGCATCAAAGCCTTGATCGTCATGCCTAAAACCACGCCGGAAATCAAAGTCAGATCGGTCAAAGCCCGCGGCGCTAAAATCGTGTTGCACGGCGATTCTTACGACGACGCTTTTGCCCACGCCATGGAACTGGTTGCGGAAAAAAACATGACCTTTATACCGCCTTACGACGATCCCGAGGTCATAGCCGGGCAAGGCACGGTCGCCATGGAAATATTGCGCCAGCACCCCGGCGACATCCACGCCATTTTCGTACCGGTCGGCGGCGGCGGCTTGGTGGCCGGCGTTGCGGCTTACGTGAAATTCGTCCGGCCGGAAGTGAAAGTCATTGCAGTAGAACCGGACGATGCCGATTGCTTGAATCAGGCCCTGAAAGCCGGCAGCCGGGTCGAACTGACGCAGGTCGGCTTATTCGCCGACGGCGTGGCGGTAAAACAAATCGGCAAGGAACCGTTTCGGATTGCCTGCCAGTACGTCGACGAGGTGGTAACGGTCAGCACCGACGAAATTTGTGCCGCCATCAAAGACATATTCGACGACACCCGTTCGGTAGCGGAGCCGGCCGGCGCCTTGTCGGTGGCCGGTTTGAAGAAATATGCCGAACAACGCGGACTCAGCCATCGAACCCTGATCGCCATCGACAGCGGCGCCAATATGAATTTCGACCGGCTACGTTACGTCGCGGAAAGAACCCAAGTCGGCGAACACCGAGAAATTCTATTGGCGGTTGCGATTCCGGAAGAACCGGGCAGTTTTCTTAAATTCTGTAAACAGCTGGGCAAGCGCAGCATCACCGAGTTCAATTACCGGTATTTCGACCATCATATGGCGCAGGTGTTTGTCGGCATTTCCAGCAGCGGCGCGGAAGGCGACCGCCAGCAGCTCGTAGCCCACTTGCAAACCGAAGGTTTTTCGGTAACCGATATGACCGAAAACGACTTGGCTAAAGATCATATCCGCCACATGGTAGGCGGCCACGCGCCCAGCCATCTGCTGGAATGCGTGTATAGCTTGCAATTTCCCGAGAGGCCCGGCGCCTTGTTGAAGTTTTTGCAGTCTTTAGGCAGTCAGTGGAACATCAGCCTGTTTCATTATCGCAACCACGGCGCGGCGTTCGGCAAGGTATTGATAGGCTTGCAGATCGACGATCGCGAACGCGCCGCGTTCGAGCAATGTCTGCAAATCTTAGGATTGGCATACGAACAAGCAACCGCCAATCCGGCTTATCGCTTGTTCGCCGGCGGTGCGGTCAAGCCGTGA
- the urtA gene encoding urea ABC transporter substrate-binding protein, producing MKILSNPFRKLAIGAALSSLLLVAATPVRAEGEDTIKVGVLHSLSGTMAISETTLKDTMLMLIDEQNKKGGLLGKKLEAVVVDPASNWPLFAEKARELLTKDKVAAIFGCWTSVSRKSVLPVIEELNGILFYPVQYEGEESSKNVFYTGAAPNQQAIPAVDYLMNDLKVERWVLAGTDYVYPRTTNKILEAYLKDKGVKDKDIMINYTPFGHSDWQSIVADIKKFGSAGKKTAVVSTINGDANIPFYKELGNQGVSAQDIPVVAFSVGEEELSGMDTKPLVGHLAAWNYFMSVDTTKNAAFIQQWKDYIKDPKRVTNDPMEAHYIGFNMWVKAVEKAGSIDSDAVQKALIGVEFPNLTGGTAKMLPNHHISKPVLIGEIQDDGQFVTVWQTNKVVDGDAWSDFLPDSKPIIADWTAPINCGNYNTKTKKCSGQNY from the coding sequence ATGAAAATACTGAGCAATCCCTTTCGTAAACTGGCGATAGGCGCCGCCCTGTCGTCGCTACTGTTGGTCGCTGCGACGCCGGTACGCGCCGAAGGCGAAGACACCATCAAGGTCGGCGTGTTGCATTCCCTGTCCGGCACCATGGCTATTTCGGAAACTACGCTGAAAGACACCATGTTGATGTTGATCGACGAGCAAAATAAAAAAGGCGGTTTATTGGGCAAAAAACTGGAAGCGGTGGTGGTCGACCCGGCTTCCAACTGGCCGTTATTCGCCGAAAAAGCCCGCGAATTGCTGACCAAGGACAAAGTCGCCGCAATCTTCGGCTGCTGGACTTCCGTGTCGCGTAAATCGGTATTGCCGGTGATCGAGGAACTGAACGGCATTCTGTTCTACCCGGTGCAATACGAAGGCGAAGAATCCTCCAAAAACGTGTTCTACACCGGCGCTGCCCCCAATCAGCAAGCCATTCCTGCGGTCGATTATTTGATGAACGACTTGAAGGTCGAACGCTGGGTGTTGGCCGGTACCGACTACGTCTATCCGCGCACCACCAACAAAATTCTGGAAGCCTATTTGAAAGACAAGGGCGTCAAGGATAAGGACATTATGATCAACTACACGCCGTTCGGTCATTCCGACTGGCAAAGCATCGTCGCCGACATCAAAAAGTTCGGTTCGGCCGGCAAGAAAACCGCGGTGGTTTCCACCATCAACGGCGACGCCAACATTCCGTTCTATAAGGAACTGGGTAACCAGGGCGTATCGGCACAGGACATTCCGGTGGTGGCGTTCTCGGTCGGCGAGGAAGAATTGTCCGGCATGGATACTAAACCGCTGGTCGGCCATCTGGCGGCCTGGAACTACTTCATGAGCGTGGATACCACCAAAAACGCCGCCTTCATCCAGCAATGGAAAGACTACATCAAAGATCCGAAACGGGTGACCAACGACCCGATGGAAGCGCATTACATCGGCTTCAATATGTGGGTAAAAGCGGTCGAGAAAGCCGGCAGCATCGATTCGGACGCGGTACAAAAAGCCCTGATCGGCGTCGAATTTCCCAACCTGACCGGCGGTACCGCCAAAATGCTGCCTAACCACCACATCAGCAAACCGGTGTTGATCGGCGAGATTCAAGACGACGGGCAATTCGTCACGGTCTGGCAAACCAACAAAGTGGTTGACGGCGACGCCTGGTCCGACTTCCTGCCGGACAGCAAACCCATCATCGCCGACTGGACCGCCCCTATCAACTGCGGCAACTACAACACCAAAACCAAAAAGTGCTCCGGCCAAAATTACTAA
- a CDS encoding hybrid sensor histidine kinase/response regulator: protein MNTIYQNITKIRRDYNALVANETLEDYALRYAPRSFRTFSEFQIANTAFGSTSFLVLEAIGGFLSINYGFTNACWAIVIVGLIIFATSLPISYYAARHHIDIDLLTRAAGFGYIGSTITSLIYASFTFTLFALEASIMSLALELYFGMPLAYAHVVSALIVIPLVTFGITTISRMQLWTQPLWLALLIAPYVAVLQTESEAALTLSSYFWIAGSGQGFDWLAFGSAATVAFSMVAQIGEQVDFLRFLPDKTRKNRWRWWGAMLTAGPGWIFFGMLRQIAGALLAHLAIRHGIDPHHAHEPTQMYLVAYGELFSDPRWALAATTLFVVLSQIKINVTNAYAGSLAWSNFFSRLTHCHPGRVVWLFFNVLIALLLMEFGVFGALEKVLGLFSNMSIAWISTVAAEFIINKPLRLSPRQVEFKRAYLSDLNPVGIVATFVASVVSILAYVGLFGAYPQAFSAFIALGLAFVLVPLVAWISRGKHYLARPNHYHGHGGEETCSICENGFEHEDLAYCPAYGGSICSLCCTLDARCLDSCKVGFRFDDYLERTAGRFLPSLFDISARLRLLRFGLLFAFLSILTGIFVSIIYYQDLLSVQHNPPAFGLLINNFLKIYASLLVFIGLCTWWLILNAESRRMAHEETAKQTQLLVQEIEEHKKTDLKLQQARKVADTANQAKSRFLSNMSHEIRSPLNSIIGYAHILHQDQAIPAHRRQAVETLKRSGEHLASLIEDILDIARIEARKFEFKSQAIDFQAFIEHLVHLYKAQAEDKGLSFTCQLTSAIPQRVRCDEKRVGQVLMNLLGNAIKFTGRGGIAFRIGYSGGVANFQISDSGSGIAPEQLQNIFQPFVRLDNRTGNATTGSGLGLTISKTLTEVMGGELTVQSEVGKGSTFTVRLLLPSVSHAGAGLNEPAEAVIGYQGRRRRIMVVDDQTDHREVLLSILEPLGFYLSEADSGEDCCIKVGDENPDLILLDISMTGIDGIETAIRLRERGLQMPIIVLSANAYPDDRKAALNAGCNDFLAKPLKVAELMQKLKLYLALAWVYKDGTPQPTTAEPPPLRVPPLPLLEGCVAYTRIGDLIGLKRHLADLAAQHVEYRHFFAKLTSLADQFRLGEIRALLNMNGKQEQP from the coding sequence GTGAATACCATCTATCAAAACATTACTAAAATTCGCCGCGACTACAACGCTTTGGTCGCCAACGAAACCCTGGAAGACTATGCGCTACGCTATGCGCCGCGCAGCTTCCGGACTTTCAGCGAATTTCAGATTGCCAACACCGCGTTCGGTTCCACCTCGTTTTTGGTGTTGGAAGCCATAGGCGGATTTTTATCCATCAATTACGGCTTCACCAATGCCTGCTGGGCCATTGTTATCGTCGGGCTGATCATTTTCGCGACCAGCTTGCCGATCAGCTACTACGCGGCCCGCCACCACATCGACATCGATTTGCTCACCCGCGCGGCCGGTTTCGGTTACATCGGCTCCACGATTACCTCGCTGATTTATGCGTCCTTCACGTTTACCTTGTTCGCGCTGGAAGCCTCCATCATGTCTCTGGCCTTGGAACTGTATTTCGGCATGCCCTTGGCTTACGCACACGTGGTCAGCGCGCTGATCGTGATTCCGCTGGTAACCTTCGGCATTACCACCATCAGCCGTATGCAGCTGTGGACCCAACCGTTGTGGCTGGCTTTGCTGATAGCGCCTTACGTCGCGGTGCTGCAGACCGAATCAGAAGCGGCCCTGACCTTGAGCAGTTATTTTTGGATTGCCGGCAGCGGTCAGGGTTTCGATTGGCTGGCGTTCGGCAGCGCCGCCACCGTGGCCTTTTCTATGGTGGCGCAAATCGGCGAACAGGTGGATTTTTTGCGTTTTTTGCCGGATAAAACCCGGAAAAACCGTTGGCGCTGGTGGGGAGCGATGCTGACGGCCGGCCCCGGCTGGATTTTCTTCGGCATGTTGCGGCAAATCGCCGGTGCGCTGCTGGCTCATTTGGCGATACGTCACGGTATAGACCCTCACCACGCGCACGAACCCACGCAAATGTACTTAGTCGCTTACGGCGAGCTGTTCAGCGACCCACGCTGGGCCTTGGCCGCCACCACGTTATTCGTGGTGCTTAGCCAAATCAAAATCAACGTAACCAACGCCTACGCCGGCTCTTTGGCCTGGTCGAATTTCTTTTCGCGCCTGACCCATTGTCACCCCGGCCGGGTGGTTTGGCTGTTTTTCAACGTGTTGATCGCCTTGCTGCTGATGGAGTTCGGCGTGTTCGGCGCGCTGGAAAAAGTGCTGGGATTGTTTTCCAACATGTCGATAGCCTGGATCAGCACGGTGGCGGCGGAATTCATCATCAACAAACCGCTACGCCTCAGTCCCCGGCAAGTGGAATTCAAACGCGCGTATTTGTCGGATTTGAATCCGGTCGGCATCGTCGCAACCTTCGTCGCCTCCGTTGTGTCTATTTTGGCCTACGTCGGCTTGTTCGGCGCCTATCCGCAAGCGTTTTCCGCTTTCATCGCCTTGGGACTGGCTTTCGTGTTGGTACCGTTGGTGGCTTGGATCAGCCGCGGCAAACACTATTTAGCACGTCCCAACCACTATCACGGACACGGCGGGGAAGAAACCTGTTCGATTTGCGAGAATGGGTTCGAACATGAAGACCTGGCCTATTGTCCGGCCTACGGCGGCAGTATTTGTTCCTTGTGCTGCACCTTGGACGCACGCTGTTTGGACTCCTGCAAAGTCGGCTTTCGTTTCGACGATTATTTGGAACGCACCGCCGGCCGTTTTTTACCTTCCCTGTTCGACATCAGCGCGCGTTTGCGCTTGTTGCGCTTCGGCTTGTTGTTCGCGTTTTTAAGTATTTTGACCGGGATATTCGTCAGCATCATTTATTACCAAGATTTGTTGAGCGTACAGCACAATCCGCCGGCATTCGGCCTGTTGATCAATAATTTTCTGAAAATATACGCCTCGCTGCTGGTATTCATCGGTTTGTGTACCTGGTGGCTGATCTTGAACGCGGAAAGCCGGCGCATGGCCCACGAAGAAACCGCCAAACAAACCCAGTTGTTGGTGCAGGAAATCGAGGAACATAAAAAAACCGACTTGAAATTGCAGCAAGCACGCAAGGTAGCGGATACCGCCAACCAAGCCAAAAGTCGCTTTCTCAGCAACATGAGCCACGAAATCCGCTCGCCGCTAAACAGCATCATCGGTTACGCCCACATTTTGCATCAGGATCAAGCGATACCGGCGCATAGACGTCAGGCGGTGGAAACCTTGAAACGCAGCGGCGAACATTTGGCCTCTTTAATCGAAGACATTCTGGACATTGCCCGCATCGAAGCCAGAAAGTTCGAATTCAAAAGCCAAGCCATCGATTTTCAAGCGTTCATCGAACATTTGGTACATCTGTACAAAGCGCAGGCAGAAGATAAGGGCTTAAGTTTTACCTGCCAATTGACTAGCGCGATTCCGCAGCGAGTGCGCTGCGACGAAAAACGGGTCGGGCAAGTGTTGATGAATTTACTCGGTAACGCGATCAAATTCACCGGACGCGGCGGCATTGCGTTCCGCATCGGCTATAGCGGCGGGGTCGCCAATTTTCAAATCAGCGACAGCGGCAGCGGCATAGCTCCCGAACAATTGCAAAATATTTTCCAGCCGTTCGTACGCTTGGACAACCGGACCGGCAATGCGACAACCGGCAGCGGTTTGGGTTTGACCATCAGCAAAACCTTAACCGAAGTGATGGGCGGCGAGCTGACCGTACAAAGCGAGGTCGGCAAAGGCTCGACTTTTACCGTGCGCTTGCTGCTGCCCAGCGTCAGCCACGCCGGCGCCGGCCTCAACGAACCCGCGGAAGCCGTCATCGGTTATCAAGGTCGGCGCCGGCGCATCATGGTGGTCGACGACCAAACCGACCACCGCGAAGTGCTATTATCGATTCTGGAACCCTTGGGTTTTTACTTGAGCGAGGCCGATTCCGGCGAAGACTGCTGCATCAAAGTGGGCGACGAAAACCCGGACCTGATCTTATTGGATATTTCGATGACCGGCATCGACGGCATCGAGACCGCCATTCGCCTGCGCGAACGCGGCTTGCAGATGCCGATTATCGTGTTGAGCGCCAACGCCTATCCGGACGACCGTAAGGCCGCTTTAAACGCCGGCTGCAACGATTTTCTGGCCAAACCGCTGAAAGTGGCGGAGTTGATGCAAAAACTCAAACTGTATCTGGCCTTAGCCTGGGTTTATAAGGATGGTACCCCCCAGCCGACCACAGCCGAACCGCCGCCGTTGCGGGTACCGCCGCTGCCGCTGCTGGAGGGGTGCGTCGCTTACACCCGTATCGGCGATTTGATCGGGCTGAAACGGCATCTGGCCGATTTGGCTGCGCAACACGTCGAGTACCGCCATTTTTTTGCCAAACTCACCTCGCTGGCCGATCAATTTCGCCTGGGCGAAATCAGGGCACTGTTGAATATGAACGGAAAACAGGAGCAACCATGA
- a CDS encoding sigma-54 interaction domain-containing protein: MSESLGQPLIDSAELKVLKAILEGTAQSTGEEFFRALVSQLCIATGVANAFIAELLPCKQRIRTLAFWQSGGFLPASEWAIAGTPCEQVIAGKLCHYPSDVWKLFPDEAGVESYLGVPLVSSEGVVMGHLAMFDAVDMPAEPRLLYTFKIFAARAVAELTRLRTAEQLKLSEQRFRDLFDEAPIAYVHEDVESRFISANRAALRILGVKPEEVSSTVGMSLVPDTPEAQRRVKEAFASVGRGTDTGGVVLELRRKDNGKPIWIQWWSKPDPSGSYTRTMFIDITDKVLMEREQERLLAENSYLKQEIQWAHQFDEIVGNSEPLQHVVEKIRRVAVTDASVLIQGESGTGKELIARAIHSASKRSGKPLIKVNCAALPAALVESELFGHEKGAFTGAIAKHIGRFELADGGTLFLDEIGEIPLETQAKLLRALQEREFDRVGGKIPVKIDVRVIAATNRNLLQAVAEKTFRDDLYYRLNVFPISMPPLRQRKEDIPALVAHMIAKFSARMDKASQHIGVQSLRLLQAYAWPGNIRELENVIERAMILSDGPNVEIDPAWLPGAEAASHHCASSETSAGPAATQLEQVERQHIITVLAQCGWVIEGERGAARALGLHPSTLRYRMNKLAIAKPR; encoded by the coding sequence ATGTCGGAATCCCTAGGGCAGCCGTTGATCGACAGCGCCGAACTCAAGGTACTGAAGGCCATTTTGGAGGGAACCGCCCAGTCGACAGGCGAAGAGTTTTTCCGCGCACTAGTCAGTCAATTGTGCATCGCTACCGGTGTGGCGAATGCGTTCATCGCCGAGTTGCTGCCCTGCAAACAGCGTATCCGCACCCTGGCGTTTTGGCAGAGCGGGGGATTTTTGCCGGCCAGCGAATGGGCTATCGCCGGTACGCCGTGCGAACAGGTGATAGCCGGCAAGTTGTGCCATTATCCGTCCGATGTCTGGAAGTTGTTTCCGGACGAAGCCGGGGTGGAAAGTTACCTCGGGGTGCCGCTGGTCAGTAGCGAAGGCGTGGTGATGGGACATTTGGCCATGTTCGACGCTGTTGACATGCCGGCGGAGCCGCGTCTGCTATATACCTTCAAAATTTTTGCCGCGCGCGCGGTTGCCGAGTTGACGCGCTTGCGCACCGCCGAGCAACTTAAACTCAGCGAGCAACGGTTTCGGGATTTGTTCGACGAAGCGCCTATTGCCTACGTGCACGAAGACGTGGAGTCACGTTTCATCAGCGCCAATCGGGCGGCGTTAAGGATATTGGGGGTCAAGCCGGAAGAGGTGAGCAGTACCGTCGGCATGTCCCTGGTTCCGGATACGCCGGAAGCGCAGCGCCGGGTCAAAGAGGCATTCGCCTCGGTCGGCCGCGGCACAGATACCGGCGGCGTGGTGTTGGAGCTGCGCCGCAAAGACAATGGTAAGCCGATCTGGATTCAGTGGTGGTCCAAGCCGGACCCCAGCGGCAGCTATACCCGCACCATGTTTATCGACATTACCGACAAAGTGTTGATGGAGCGGGAACAAGAGCGCTTGCTGGCCGAGAACTCGTATCTGAAGCAAGAAATTCAGTGGGCGCATCAGTTCGACGAAATCGTCGGCAACAGCGAGCCGTTGCAACACGTAGTGGAAAAGATTCGCCGGGTTGCCGTGACCGACGCTTCGGTGCTGATTCAAGGCGAATCGGGTACCGGCAAGGAATTGATCGCCAGGGCCATCCATAGCGCCAGTAAACGGAGCGGCAAGCCGTTAATCAAAGTGAATTGCGCGGCCTTGCCGGCGGCATTGGTGGAAAGCGAGCTGTTCGGCCACGAAAAAGGCGCGTTCACCGGGGCTATCGCCAAACATATCGGTCGCTTCGAACTGGCCGACGGCGGTACTCTTTTTTTGGACGAAATCGGTGAAATTCCGCTGGAGACTCAAGCCAAATTGCTGAGGGCGTTGCAAGAACGCGAATTCGACCGGGTCGGCGGAAAAATCCCGGTGAAAATCGACGTGCGGGTGATTGCCGCAACCAACCGCAATTTATTGCAAGCCGTTGCCGAAAAAACATTCCGCGACGATTTGTATTACCGCCTGAACGTGTTTCCGATCAGCATGCCGCCGTTACGCCAGCGCAAGGAGGATATACCCGCGTTGGTGGCGCACATGATCGCAAAATTCTCCGCCCGGATGGATAAAGCCTCGCAACATATCGGCGTACAGTCGTTGCGGCTCCTGCAAGCTTACGCTTGGCCCGGCAACATCCGCGAACTGGAGAACGTGATCGAACGGGCCATGATTCTGAGCGACGGGCCTAACGTGGAAATTGATCCGGCCTGGTTGCCGGGTGCGGAGGCGGCAAGCCACCATTGCGCGAGCTCTGAAACTTCGGCCGGCCCCGCCGCTACTCAGCTAGAACAGGTCGAGCGTCAGCACATCATTACGGTCTTGGCGCAATGCGGTTGGGTGATAGAAGGCGAGCGCGGCGCGGCGCGGGCTTTGGGTTTGCACCCCAGTACCTTGCGGTACCGGATGAATAAATTGGCGATAGCCAAACCGCGTTAA
- the rpiA gene encoding ribose-5-phosphate isomerase RpiA: protein MTQDELKKQVAAAALQYLKNVPIIGMGTGSTVTHLINQLADCDFKYEIEAAVSSSIKTTEHLQSIGIKVLELNQTGDLEVYVDGADEVTPHKKMLKGGGGALTREKIIAGASRKFVCIVDESKCVDVMGKFPLPVEVLPLSRSFVARQLVKLGGQPELRMNKDSGAPYITDNGCEILDVYNLSIVDPVGLEQAINNIPGVITNGLFAMRDADVVLVGKGSEVISY from the coding sequence ATGACTCAAGACGAATTAAAAAAACAAGTAGCGGCGGCTGCATTACAGTACTTAAAAAACGTACCGATTATCGGCATGGGCACCGGTTCGACCGTGACCCATTTGATCAACCAATTAGCCGATTGCGACTTCAAATACGAAATCGAAGCGGCGGTATCCAGCTCCATCAAAACTACCGAGCATCTGCAATCGATCGGAATTAAAGTGCTGGAGCTTAACCAAACCGGCGATTTGGAAGTTTACGTCGACGGTGCCGACGAGGTCACGCCGCACAAAAAAATGCTGAAAGGCGGCGGCGGCGCTTTAACCCGGGAAAAAATCATTGCAGGTGCCAGTCGAAAATTTGTTTGTATCGTCGACGAAAGCAAATGCGTCGACGTGATGGGCAAATTTCCTTTGCCGGTGGAAGTATTGCCGTTGTCGCGCAGCTTTGTTGCCCGGCAATTGGTCAAATTGGGCGGCCAACCGGAATTGCGCATGAATAAAGACAGCGGCGCGCCTTACATTACCGACAACGGTTGCGAGATTTTGGACGTGTACAATTTGAGCATCGTCGATCCGGTCGGCTTGGAACAAGCGATCAACAATATCCCCGGCGTGATCACCAACGGCTTGTTTGCGATGCGCGACGCCGATGTGGTGTTGGTCGGCAAAGGCTCGGAAGTCATCAGCTATTAA
- a CDS encoding response regulator: MTLEAAGNGIVLIVDDTPGNLALLSDTLFEAHYRVLVATDGLSALEQIQYVKPDIILLDVLMPGLDGFETCNRLKANPATAGIPVLFMTGLSELDHLLRGFGEGALDYIVKPIRPAEVLARIEVHLSQTRNLRRAERLLAETEIAVAAVDASGRPVWLTPAASQWLQEFAAACGLPEHSGLNAPLPSPLLAAFQQWLAKDRQAASLPDLAPGFCVECNPCEQPDEYLLLLQRVAEEDAWEPQTLRHKLKLTCREAEILMWVARGKTNKEIGIILNSSPRTVNKHLEHVFEKLGVSTRAAAVAMALNPDEKTKQDRL; this comes from the coding sequence ATGACGCTGGAAGCCGCCGGCAACGGCATTGTATTAATCGTGGACGACACACCCGGCAACCTGGCCTTACTATCCGATACCTTGTTCGAAGCGCATTACCGGGTATTAGTCGCCACCGACGGTCTATCCGCCCTCGAACAAATTCAATACGTTAAACCGGACATTATTTTGCTGGACGTGTTGATGCCCGGTCTGGACGGTTTCGAAACGTGCAACCGCTTGAAAGCCAACCCTGCCACGGCCGGTATACCGGTGTTGTTTATGACCGGCTTGAGCGAACTCGACCATTTGTTGCGCGGTTTCGGCGAAGGCGCGTTGGATTACATTGTGAAACCGATACGCCCGGCCGAAGTGTTGGCCCGTATCGAGGTGCATTTAAGTCAAACCCGTAACCTGCGTCGAGCGGAACGCTTGTTGGCGGAAACCGAAATCGCCGTTGCGGCGGTCGACGCATCGGGCCGTCCGGTCTGGCTGACTCCGGCCGCCAGTCAATGGTTACAGGAATTTGCCGCAGCCTGCGGCTTGCCGGAACACAGCGGCTTGAATGCGCCGCTACCTTCTCCGCTATTGGCGGCATTTCAGCAATGGCTGGCTAAGGACAGACAGGCCGCTTCGTTGCCAGACCTAGCGCCGGGCTTTTGCGTAGAGTGCAATCCCTGCGAACAACCGGACGAATACTTATTATTATTGCAACGGGTAGCGGAGGAAGACGCTTGGGAGCCGCAAACCCTACGGCATAAATTGAAATTGACCTGCCGCGAAGCGGAGATTTTGATGTGGGTAGCGCGCGGAAAAACCAATAAGGAAATAGGCATCATCTTGAACAGCAGTCCGCGCACCGTCAACAAACACTTGGAACACGTGTTCGAAAAGCTGGGCGTTTCGACCCGGGCCGCCGCCGTGGCGATGGCCCTGAACCCGGACGAAAAAACCAAGCAGGATCGGCTTTAA